One genomic segment of Caldimonas brevitalea includes these proteins:
- a CDS encoding CmpA/NrtA family ABC transporter substrate-binding protein, with translation MNNTHHHTDACPHDPYDAERPLRLRCHCGVDHGASHLATGTAPASPARAVGPVEAAFVKALLPHEPLRRRFLQAVGADTARAAIASLLPLGALESMAQEKAPLEKKDLRIGFIAITCATPLIMADPMGFYRQQGLNVQLNKTAGWALIRDKMINKEHDASHYLSPMPLAISMGLGSTQVPTSVATIQNINGQAITLHVKHKDKRDPRQWKGMRFAVPFEFSMHNLLLRYYVAEHGLDPDRDLQIRVTPPAEMVANLRAGNIDGFLGPDPFNQRAVYDEAGFIHVLSKEIWDGHPCCAFGVNTDFIRQHPNTFAALYRAILTAADMARDPKHRELIAKVISTPPYLNQPETVVRQVLTGRYADGLGNVRQVPDRADFDPMPWQAMAVWILTQMKRWGYVKGEVDYRQIAEKVFLLTDARKHMKQLSQTVPETPRRKIVVMGREFDPNHPREYVNSFAIRRTAA, from the coding sequence ATGAACAACACCCACCACCACACCGACGCCTGCCCACACGACCCTTACGACGCTGAACGCCCCTTGCGGCTGCGTTGCCATTGCGGCGTCGACCACGGCGCTTCGCACCTGGCCACCGGCACCGCGCCGGCGTCACCGGCACGCGCGGTGGGCCCGGTCGAAGCGGCCTTCGTCAAGGCCCTGCTACCGCACGAGCCGCTGCGCCGCCGCTTCCTGCAGGCCGTCGGAGCCGACACGGCGCGCGCGGCGATCGCCTCGCTGCTGCCGCTCGGCGCGCTGGAAAGCATGGCGCAGGAGAAGGCGCCGCTCGAGAAGAAAGACTTGCGCATCGGCTTCATCGCCATCACCTGCGCCACCCCGCTGATCATGGCCGACCCGATGGGCTTCTATCGGCAGCAGGGCTTGAACGTGCAGCTGAACAAGACCGCCGGCTGGGCCTTGATCCGCGACAAGATGATCAACAAGGAGCACGACGCCTCCCACTACCTGTCGCCGATGCCGTTGGCCATCTCGATGGGGCTGGGCTCGACGCAGGTGCCCACCAGCGTCGCCACCATCCAGAACATCAATGGGCAGGCCATCACGCTGCACGTCAAACACAAGGACAAACGCGACCCGCGGCAGTGGAAGGGCATGCGCTTCGCAGTGCCGTTCGAGTTCTCGATGCACAACCTGCTGCTGCGCTACTACGTGGCCGAACACGGCCTGGACCCCGACCGCGACCTGCAGATCCGCGTCACGCCGCCGGCCGAGATGGTCGCCAACCTGCGCGCCGGCAACATCGACGGCTTCCTCGGCCCGGACCCCTTCAACCAGCGCGCCGTCTACGACGAGGCCGGCTTCATCCATGTGCTCTCGAAAGAGATCTGGGACGGCCATCCCTGCTGCGCCTTCGGGGTCAATACCGATTTCATCCGCCAGCACCCCAACACGTTCGCGGCCTTGTACCGCGCCATCCTCACCGCCGCCGACATGGCGCGCGACCCCAAGCACCGCGAGCTGATCGCCAAGGTCATTTCCACGCCCCCCTATCTCAACCAACCCGAGACGGTGGTGCGGCAGGTGCTGACCGGCCGTTACGCCGATGGCCTGGGCAACGTGCGACAAGTACCCGATCGGGCCGACTTCGATCCAATGCCTTGGCAGGCCATGGCCGTGTGGATCCTGACCCAGATGAAACGTTGGGGCTACGTCAAAGGCGAGGTCGACTACCGGCAGATCGCCGAGAAGGTGTTCTTGCTGACCGACGCCCGAAAACACATGAAGCAGTTGTCGCAGACGGTGCCGGAGACCCCGCGCCGCAAGATCGTCGTGATGGGGCGCGAGTTCGACCCGAACCACCCACGCGAGTACGTCAACAGCTTTGCGATCCGCCGCACCGCGGCATGA
- a CDS encoding CmpA/NrtA family ABC transporter substrate-binding protein has translation MNHTPTAGLDPYDADRPLRLRCACGRDHGSPSERTAEATASEGLEQTCNRYLEAALIKAIFPRETVRRAFLKAVGRSTAVAAIGSVLPIGTLQALAQERATPEKKDLKIGFVSITCATPLLMAEPLGSYRDQGINVQLVKTPGWALIRDRVIKKEHDASHFLSPMPLAMSLGLGSAKVATSVATIQNINGQAITLHIKHKGRRDPKQWKGFKLGVPFVYSMHNFLLRYYVAEHGLNPDTDIEIRIVPPPEMVAKLRDGEIDGFLGPDPYNQRAVYDEVGFIHVLSKDIWDGHPCCAFGMTEDFIQRHPNSFAAMFRAIISASFIASVSTDRTRMAKLIAPPAYLNQPEAVVAQVLTGEYPDGLGNIRKVPDRAIFDPVPWQSMAVWMLTQMKRWGYLKGDVDYSQIAEKVFMLTDAKKQMGMAGWRPPEGAYRKAKIMGKVFDPARPDDYLKSFAIHHTA, from the coding sequence ATGAACCATACCCCCACCGCGGGCCTCGACCCGTATGACGCCGACCGGCCCTTGAGACTGCGCTGCGCCTGCGGCCGCGACCATGGTTCGCCGTCGGAGCGCACGGCCGAGGCCACCGCCTCCGAGGGGCTGGAGCAGACCTGCAACCGCTACCTCGAGGCGGCCCTCATCAAAGCGATCTTTCCGCGCGAGACGGTACGACGCGCCTTCCTGAAAGCAGTCGGGCGGAGCACCGCCGTCGCGGCGATCGGCAGCGTGCTGCCCATCGGCACGCTGCAGGCGCTGGCGCAGGAGCGCGCCACGCCTGAGAAGAAGGACTTGAAGATCGGCTTCGTCAGCATCACCTGCGCGACGCCGCTGCTGATGGCCGAGCCGCTCGGCAGCTATCGCGACCAGGGCATCAACGTGCAACTGGTGAAGACCCCCGGCTGGGCGCTGATCCGCGACCGGGTGATCAAGAAGGAGCACGACGCCTCGCATTTCCTGTCGCCGATGCCGCTGGCGATGTCCTTGGGGTTGGGTTCGGCCAAGGTGGCGACGTCGGTCGCGACCATCCAGAACATCAACGGCCAAGCCATCACGCTGCACATCAAGCACAAGGGCCGGCGTGATCCCAAGCAGTGGAAAGGCTTCAAGCTGGGGGTGCCCTTCGTCTACAGCATGCACAACTTCCTGCTGCGCTATTACGTCGCGGAACATGGTCTGAACCCGGACACCGACATCGAGATCCGCATCGTGCCACCGCCGGAGATGGTGGCCAAGCTGCGGGACGGCGAAATCGACGGCTTTCTCGGCCCCGACCCGTACAACCAGCGCGCGGTCTATGACGAGGTGGGCTTCATCCACGTGCTGTCGAAAGACATCTGGGACGGGCACCCCTGCTGTGCCTTCGGCATGACCGAAGACTTCATCCAGCGGCATCCCAACTCCTTTGCCGCGATGTTCCGCGCCATCATCAGCGCATCGTTCATCGCCAGCGTATCGACGGATCGCACCCGCATGGCCAAGCTGATCGCGCCGCCCGCCTACCTCAACCAACCGGAAGCGGTGGTGGCGCAGGTGCTCACCGGCGAATACCCCGACGGGCTCGGCAACATCCGCAAGGTGCCCGACCGGGCCATCTTCGACCCGGTGCCGTGGCAGAGCATGGCGGTCTGGATGCTCACGCAGATGAAACGCTGGGGCTACCTCAAAGGCGACGTCGACTACTCGCAGATCGCCGAGAAAGTGTTCATGCTGACCGACGCGAAGAAACAGATGGGCATGGCCGGTTGGCGGCCGCCGGAGGGCGCCTACCGCAAGGCCAAGATCATGGGCAAGGTGTTCGATCCGGCCCGCCCGGACGACTACCTGAAGAGCTTCGCGATCCATCACACGGCCTGA
- a CDS encoding ABC transporter ATP-binding protein, whose product MLNDPSKSGAATPFLQVEHLAKAFGDAADSAGEPVFEQLGFEVEAGEFVCLIGHSGCGKTTILNVLAGLERPSAGRVTLAGHALTGPGLDRGVVFQGHALLPWLSVRRNIAFAVRSRWPEWPAQRVEAQVRKYVSLVGLDAALDKKPAALSGGMKQRVGIARAFAIEPQMLLLDEPFGALDALTRGTIQDELLRICAKTRQTVFMITHDVDEALLLADKILLMSNGPRARIAEIVVNTLPRERDRTTLHREPHYYPLRNHLVDFLVKRAATLSHGRAPARPSVVTPGLQAPAQPPVLTAALPGRGNLTRVV is encoded by the coding sequence ATGCTGAATGATCCGTCCAAGTCCGGGGCCGCGACGCCCTTCCTGCAGGTCGAGCACCTGGCCAAGGCCTTCGGCGACGCGGCCGACAGCGCGGGCGAGCCGGTGTTCGAGCAGCTCGGCTTCGAGGTCGAGGCCGGCGAATTCGTCTGCCTGATCGGGCATTCGGGCTGCGGCAAGACCACCATCCTCAACGTGCTGGCGGGCCTGGAGCGGCCCAGCGCCGGGCGCGTGACGTTGGCGGGGCATGCCCTCACCGGCCCCGGCCTGGACCGGGGTGTGGTGTTCCAGGGCCACGCCCTGCTGCCCTGGCTCAGCGTGCGCCGCAACATCGCGTTCGCGGTGCGCAGCCGTTGGCCCGAATGGCCGGCCCAGCGGGTCGAGGCCCAGGTGCGCAAATACGTCTCGCTGGTGGGGCTGGACGCGGCTTTGGACAAGAAGCCAGCTGCGCTGTCGGGGGGCATGAAGCAGCGCGTGGGCATCGCCCGTGCTTTCGCGATCGAGCCCCAGATGCTGCTGCTCGACGAACCCTTCGGGGCACTCGACGCACTGACGCGCGGCACCATCCAGGACGAGTTGCTGCGCATCTGCGCGAAGACACGCCAAACGGTCTTCATGATCACGCACGATGTCGACGAAGCGCTGCTGCTGGCCGACAAGATCTTGCTGATGAGCAACGGCCCGCGCGCACGCATCGCCGAGATCGTCGTCAACACCCTGCCCCGCGAGCGTGACCGCACCACGCTGCACCGCGAGCCTCATTACTATCCGCTGCGCAACCATCTGGTGGACTTTCTTGTGAAGCGCGCCGCGACGCTGTCGCACGGCCGCGCGCCGGCAAGGCCCAGCGTCGTCACCCCCGGGCTGCAGGCGCCGGCACAGCCACCGGTGCTGACCGCCGCGCTGCCCGGGCGCGGCAACCTGACGCGCGTGGTCTGA
- a CDS encoding GAF domain-containing protein, with the protein MDNEDGFPNGALTFLAGGGDTGALIRSRDWSNTSLGPPAQWPAPLRTLLRLMLQSRQPMFTVWGAERVLVYNDGCRDWLGERHPQAMGQALGTLGDTLAGLTSLVERAYAGDSVPQHDLPVMSIPAGTDPQEASYAFSCIPVRDDHGVVRGIFCAAADTVPASVEHSLRRNETRQAFLLAFGDRLRELGDARDIMAMSLQSLGQHLRASRVGYAQVDDGGDRCTVQCDWAVDGVRRLTGRRRRLSDFGLPLIQRLRAGATVSIADVRTDLLTEGAAVADAYARLDARAACLVPLVKDGRFEAILFVHQQQPRHWREDEAALVREVAERTWAAVERARAEEALRESEARFRAMADHAPVMVWVADAKGCCTYLSQSWYEFTGQTPSLGLGRGWIEALHPDDRHATQSALQHVGLHPHPFRHECRLRRAGASSYCWVLNSAAPHFGERGEFLGYVGSVIDISDRKRTEQALAQSSDRLKLLWASAQVMLNASNPKAMLSQLFEKVAPQLQLDCYFSFMRMPGEAALNLSSYTGITQDEAHVIQRIEFGQGVCGAVALERKPIVASYIQESRDPRTEGARRFGLRAYACMPLGDGERLLGTLSFASRSRDSFTDDDVEFLSTIARYVAIAHERLQFVDDLREADRRKDLFLATLAHELRNPLAPVLQAVHILGMPAAGEAERSWSRRVIERQVHNMSLLLDDLLDVSRITLGKLQLKKEHVALGDVVRSAVETAQPLIDARRHSLTLDLPSEPVWLQADPLRFAQILANLLTNAAKYTDPGGRLVLRAHCEGGELFTSVRDNGIGLERSALRSIFGMFTQATASLDRSQGGLGIGLALVRGLVELHGGGVEAHSEGPGRGSEFIVRLPLGRAGHGGLPAATTSGDAVQAARTRRVLVADDNRDAAETLSAFLQMQGHDVRTAYDGQQALAVAQEFRPEVCLLDIGMPRLNGFQVASRLRETHARPPVMIALTGWGQEADKQRTLQAGFDRHFTKPVDLGTLEKAMRTLLEAPKGQMAGP; encoded by the coding sequence ATGGACAACGAGGACGGGTTCCCGAACGGCGCGCTGACCTTTCTTGCAGGTGGTGGCGACACCGGTGCACTGATACGGAGCCGAGACTGGTCCAACACGTCGCTCGGACCGCCCGCGCAGTGGCCCGCCCCGTTGCGAACGCTGCTGCGCCTGATGCTGCAGTCCCGGCAGCCCATGTTCACCGTCTGGGGCGCCGAGCGTGTGCTGGTCTACAACGACGGCTGCCGAGACTGGCTCGGCGAGCGCCATCCCCAGGCGATGGGGCAGGCGCTCGGGACCCTGGGCGACACGCTCGCGGGCCTGACCTCACTGGTCGAGCGGGCGTACGCCGGCGACTCGGTGCCACAGCACGACCTCCCCGTCATGTCGATCCCTGCGGGCACCGATCCGCAGGAGGCCAGCTACGCCTTCTCGTGTATTCCGGTGCGCGATGACCATGGTGTCGTCCGCGGCATCTTCTGCGCTGCCGCCGACACAGTCCCGGCCAGCGTCGAGCACAGCCTCAGAAGGAATGAGACTCGGCAAGCGTTTCTGCTCGCCTTCGGCGATCGCTTGCGCGAGCTGGGCGACGCGCGCGACATCATGGCCATGTCCTTGCAGTCGCTGGGACAGCACCTCCGTGCGTCGCGGGTGGGGTATGCGCAGGTGGACGACGGCGGCGATCGCTGCACCGTGCAATGCGACTGGGCCGTGGACGGCGTGCGGCGTCTGACCGGGCGGCGCCGACGCCTGAGCGATTTCGGTTTGCCTTTGATCCAGCGCCTGCGCGCCGGCGCCACTGTCAGCATCGCGGATGTGCGCACCGACCTTCTCACGGAAGGCGCAGCGGTCGCCGACGCCTATGCGCGCCTCGATGCCCGCGCTGCCTGCCTCGTGCCGCTGGTGAAGGACGGCCGCTTCGAGGCCATCCTGTTCGTGCACCAGCAGCAGCCCCGACACTGGCGCGAGGATGAGGCGGCGCTGGTGCGGGAGGTGGCGGAGCGCACCTGGGCGGCCGTCGAGCGCGCACGCGCCGAAGAGGCCCTGCGCGAAAGCGAGGCACGCTTTCGGGCAATGGCCGACCATGCGCCGGTGATGGTCTGGGTCGCCGATGCCAAGGGTTGTTGCACGTACCTGTCCCAGAGTTGGTACGAGTTCACCGGGCAGACGCCGTCGCTGGGCCTCGGGCGCGGCTGGATAGAGGCGCTGCACCCCGATGATCGCCATGCCACGCAGTCGGCCTTGCAGCACGTCGGCCTGCACCCCCATCCGTTCCGTCATGAATGCCGTTTGCGGCGTGCCGGTGCTTCCTCCTATTGCTGGGTGCTGAACTCCGCGGCGCCGCATTTCGGCGAGCGCGGCGAATTCCTCGGCTACGTCGGCTCGGTGATCGACATTTCGGACCGCAAGCGCACCGAACAGGCCCTGGCGCAGAGCAGCGACCGCCTCAAGCTGCTGTGGGCGTCCGCGCAGGTGATGCTGAACGCCAGCAACCCCAAGGCGATGCTGTCGCAGCTGTTCGAGAAGGTGGCGCCGCAGCTGCAGTTGGATTGCTATTTCAGCTTTATGCGCATGCCTGGCGAAGCGGCCCTCAACCTGTCGTCGTACACCGGGATCACGCAGGACGAGGCGCATGTGATCCAGCGCATCGAGTTCGGCCAGGGTGTCTGTGGCGCGGTGGCGCTCGAGCGCAAGCCCATCGTCGCGTCCTACATCCAGGAAAGCCGTGATCCGCGCACCGAAGGCGCGCGGCGCTTCGGGCTGCGTGCCTATGCCTGCATGCCGCTGGGCGACGGCGAGCGTTTGCTCGGCACGCTCTCGTTCGCCAGCCGCTCTCGCGACAGCTTCACCGACGACGACGTCGAGTTCCTCAGCACGATTGCGCGTTATGTCGCAATCGCGCACGAGCGCTTGCAGTTCGTCGACGATCTGCGCGAGGCGGACCGCCGCAAGGACTTGTTCCTCGCCACGCTCGCGCACGAGTTGCGCAACCCGCTGGCGCCCGTGCTGCAGGCGGTCCACATCCTCGGCATGCCGGCCGCCGGTGAGGCCGAGCGCAGCTGGAGCCGGCGTGTCATCGAGCGCCAGGTCCACAACATGAGCCTGCTGCTGGACGACTTGCTGGACGTGTCACGCATCACGCTCGGCAAGCTCCAACTCAAGAAGGAGCACGTGGCCCTGGGCGACGTGGTGCGCTCGGCCGTCGAGACGGCGCAGCCGTTGATCGACGCACGCCGCCACAGCCTGACGCTGGACCTGCCCTCCGAGCCGGTGTGGTTGCAGGCCGACCCGCTGCGCTTCGCGCAGATCCTGGCCAATTTGCTCACCAACGCCGCCAAGTACACCGACCCGGGCGGCCGATTGGTGCTGCGCGCACACTGCGAGGGCGGCGAGTTGTTCACGTCGGTGCGCGACAACGGCATCGGGCTCGAGCGCAGCGCCTTGCGCAGCATCTTCGGCATGTTCACCCAGGCCACCGCCTCGCTCGACCGGTCGCAAGGTGGCCTGGGCATCGGGCTGGCGCTGGTGCGCGGTCTGGTGGAGTTGCACGGCGGTGGCGTCGAGGCGCACAGCGAGGGGCCCGGGCGCGGCAGCGAGTTCATCGTGCGCCTACCGCTCGGGCGTGCCGGACACGGCGGACTGCCCGCGGCGACAACTTCCGGCGACGCGGTGCAGGCAGCGCGTACCCGCCGGGTGCTGGTGGCCGACGACAACCGCGATGCCGCCGAAACCTTGTCGGCCTTCCTGCAAATGCAGGGACACGACGTGCGGACCGCCTACGACGGACAGCAGGCGCTCGCGGTGGCGCAGGAGTTTCGCCCCGAGGTGTGTCTGCTCGACATCGGCATGCCCCGGCTGAACGGGTTCCAGGTGGCGAGCCGACTGCGCGAGACGCACGCGCGGCCGCCGGTGATGATCGCGCTGACCGGCTGGGGCCAGGAAGCCGACAAGCAGCGAACGCTGCAGGCCGGCTTCGACCGCCATTTCACCAAGCCGGTCGACCTCGGCACGCTCGAAAAGGCGATGCGCACCTTGCTGGAAGCGCCCAAGGGTCAGATGGCGGGGCCGTGA
- a CDS encoding purine-nucleoside phosphorylase — protein MKIPTVARLCAAALALATTAAVQASEPPRPLKVLIITMFEPEATPWISPFALTQAVPVPGLSQDAPALRCNTDDVCLLTTGMGHANAAASTLAVTLDPRFDLRKTYFLIAGIAGIDPAQGTLGTAAWARWLVDVGIAHEIDAREMPPSWRTGYFGIMTRGPGEKPKFDYRTEAFRLDEALLQKALELSRGVTLEDSAEARAYRRRYREPAAHHPPRVTQCDTLAGDTWWHGHKLGQHARDWTRLLTDGEGVYCTTQQEDNATYNALARAAAAGRVDLKRLAVLRTGSNFDRPYPGQSAYQSLMASTQGQTGGFVPATRNLERAGGALVRDIVARWGLWQEGVPR, from the coding sequence ATGAAGATACCGACCGTCGCCCGCCTCTGCGCCGCCGCGCTCGCCCTGGCCACCACGGCCGCCGTGCAGGCGAGCGAGCCGCCGCGCCCGCTGAAGGTGCTCATCATCACGATGTTCGAGCCGGAAGCGACGCCGTGGATCTCGCCCTTCGCGCTGACGCAGGCGGTGCCGGTGCCGGGGCTCTCACAGGATGCGCCTGCACTGCGGTGCAATACCGACGATGTCTGCCTGTTGACCACCGGCATGGGGCACGCCAACGCCGCGGCCTCCACTTTGGCGGTGACGCTCGACCCGCGCTTCGACCTGCGCAAGACCTATTTTTTGATCGCCGGCATTGCCGGCATCGACCCGGCGCAGGGCACGCTGGGCACCGCGGCCTGGGCCCGCTGGCTGGTGGACGTGGGCATCGCGCACGAAATCGACGCCCGCGAGATGCCGCCGTCGTGGCGCACCGGCTATTTCGGCATCATGACGCGCGGCCCGGGCGAGAAGCCGAAATTCGATTACCGAACCGAGGCGTTCCGGCTCGACGAAGCCTTGCTGCAAAAGGCGCTGGAGCTCAGCCGCGGCGTGACGCTCGAAGACAGCGCCGAGGCGCGGGCCTACCGGCGCCGCTACCGCGAGCCGGCCGCCCACCATCCGCCGCGCGTCACACAATGTGACACGCTGGCCGGCGACACCTGGTGGCACGGTCACAAGCTCGGGCAGCATGCGCGCGACTGGACGCGCTTGCTGACCGACGGCGAAGGCGTCTACTGCACGACCCAGCAGGAAGACAACGCGACTTACAACGCCCTGGCGCGTGCGGCTGCCGCCGGCCGGGTCGACCTGAAGCGTCTGGCGGTATTGCGCACCGGCTCCAACTTCGACCGCCCCTACCCCGGCCAAAGCGCCTACCAGTCGCTGATGGCGTCGACACAAGGCCAGACCGGCGGTTTCGTGCCGGCGACGCGCAATCTGGAGCGCGCGGGCGGTGCGCTGGTGCGGGACATCGTCGCGCGCTGGGGGCTCTGGCAGGAAGGCGTGCCGCGTTGA
- the glgX gene encoding glycogen debranching protein GlgX codes for MSYDFDSSRLEEGLPFPRGATYDGKGVNFAVFSAHATKVELCLFDEPGEREIARITLPEYTDEVWHGYVSGLHPGTRYAFRVHGPYEPEAGHRFNPNKLVLDPYSKAHVGQVRWAPELFGYTLGHPDADLSFDERDSAPFMPKCVVVDSRFEWKQPSWIRVPWDRTVIYETHVRGHTMRHPAVPEHLRGTFAGFASDEVVECIRQLGVTSVELLPIQMVVDQQNLLEKGLRNYWGYDTLGFFAVDPRYLSAPWLDEFKAMVDRYHAAGLEVILDVVYNHTPEGNELGPTLSFKGIDNASYYRLMPDNPRYYINDTGTGNTLNLSHPRVLQMVTDSLRYWASEMHIDGFRFDLATILAREPHGFDDGGGFLDSCRQDPVLSSVKLIAEPWDCGPGGYQVGRFPPGWAEWNDTFRDTVRAFWKGDDGLAPEMAKRLTASGDKFNRRGRRPWASVNFITAHDGFTLNDLVSYNDKHNEANGEDNRDGHSDNRSWNCGVEGPTDDPEVTDLRERQKRNLLATLLLSQGTPMVLAGDEFGRTQHGNNNAYCQDNEISWIDWEGIDERGRGLTGFVRKLLALRHGLPVLRRNRFLTGAWNETLQVKDVSWLCPDGKELAPEQWDDPSMRCFGMLIDGRAQASGIPRRGSDATLLLVLNAWHDLVDFTLPDVPGGSRWTCLVDTNVPERDSLPEFGIGDHYQVTGRSLLLFRLDASAESEQTFAQLETVLTEPS; via the coding sequence ATGAGCTACGACTTCGACTCCTCCCGCCTGGAGGAAGGCCTGCCCTTTCCTCGCGGTGCCACCTATGACGGCAAAGGCGTCAATTTCGCTGTCTTCTCGGCGCACGCCACCAAGGTGGAGCTGTGCTTGTTCGACGAACCGGGTGAGCGGGAAATCGCCCGCATCACCTTGCCGGAGTACACCGATGAGGTGTGGCACGGCTATGTGAGCGGGCTGCACCCCGGCACCCGCTACGCGTTCCGCGTGCACGGCCCTTACGAGCCTGAAGCCGGGCATCGCTTCAACCCGAACAAGCTGGTGCTCGACCCCTACTCGAAGGCCCATGTGGGCCAGGTGCGCTGGGCGCCCGAGTTGTTCGGCTACACGCTGGGTCATCCCGACGCCGACCTCAGCTTCGACGAACGCGACAGCGCGCCCTTCATGCCCAAGTGTGTCGTGGTCGACTCGCGCTTCGAGTGGAAGCAACCCAGCTGGATCCGCGTGCCCTGGGACCGCACGGTGATCTACGAGACCCACGTGCGAGGTCACACCATGCGACACCCGGCCGTGCCGGAACACTTGCGTGGCACCTTCGCCGGCTTCGCCTCGGACGAGGTGGTCGAATGCATACGGCAACTCGGGGTGACGTCGGTCGAACTGCTGCCGATCCAGATGGTCGTCGACCAACAAAACCTGCTCGAGAAGGGGCTGCGCAACTACTGGGGCTACGACACGCTGGGGTTCTTCGCCGTCGATCCGCGCTACCTCAGCGCCCCCTGGCTGGACGAGTTCAAGGCCATGGTCGATCGCTACCATGCGGCCGGGCTCGAGGTCATCCTCGACGTCGTCTACAACCACACCCCCGAGGGCAACGAGCTCGGCCCGACGCTGTCCTTCAAGGGCATCGACAACGCGAGCTACTACCGGCTGATGCCGGACAACCCGCGTTACTACATCAACGACACCGGCACCGGCAACACGCTCAACCTCAGCCACCCTAGAGTGCTGCAGATGGTGACCGACAGCCTGCGCTACTGGGCGTCCGAGATGCACATCGACGGCTTCCGCTTCGACCTCGCCACCATCCTGGCGCGCGAGCCCCACGGCTTCGACGATGGCGGCGGCTTCCTCGACAGCTGCCGTCAAGATCCGGTGCTCTCCAGCGTCAAGCTGATCGCAGAGCCATGGGACTGCGGCCCCGGCGGCTACCAGGTCGGCCGCTTCCCGCCAGGTTGGGCGGAATGGAACGACACCTTCCGCGACACGGTACGGGCCTTCTGGAAGGGTGACGACGGCCTGGCGCCCGAGATGGCCAAGCGGCTCACCGCGTCCGGCGACAAGTTCAACCGGCGTGGCCGCCGCCCCTGGGCCAGCGTGAATTTCATCACCGCCCACGACGGCTTCACGCTGAACGACCTGGTCAGCTACAACGACAAGCACAACGAGGCCAACGGCGAAGACAACCGCGACGGCCATTCCGACAACCGTTCCTGGAACTGCGGCGTCGAAGGCCCGACCGACGATCCGGAGGTGACCGACCTGCGCGAACGCCAGAAACGCAACCTGCTGGCCACGCTGCTGCTGTCGCAAGGCACGCCGATGGTGCTGGCCGGCGACGAGTTCGGCCGCACCCAGCACGGCAACAACAATGCCTATTGCCAGGACAACGAAATCTCGTGGATCGATTGGGAAGGCATCGACGAGCGCGGTCGCGGACTGACGGGCTTCGTGCGCAAGCTGCTGGCCCTGCGGCACGGGCTGCCGGTGTTGCGACGCAATCGCTTCCTCACCGGCGCCTGGAACGAAACCCTGCAGGTCAAGGACGTCAGCTGGCTCTGCCCGGACGGCAAAGAACTGGCGCCCGAGCAGTGGGATGACCCGTCGATGCGGTGTTTCGGCATGTTGATCGACGGCCGGGCGCAGGCTTCCGGCATTCCGCGGCGAGGCTCGGACGCCACCTTGTTGCTGGTGCTCAACGCTTGGCACGACCTGGTCGACTTCACGCTGCCCGACGTGCCGGGCGGCAGCCGCTGGACCTGCCTGGTCGACACCAATGTGCCCGAGCGCGACAGCCTTCCCGAGTTCGGCATCGGCGACCACTACCAGGTCACCGGACGATCCCTGCTGTTGTTCAGGCTGGACGCATCGGCCGAGTCGGAGCAGACCTTCGCCCAGCTGGAGACGGTGCTGACCGAGCCGAGTTGA
- the ntrB gene encoding nitrate ABC transporter permease, with the protein MNAPRRLRWLSALLSLLLLLLLLAVWHVATQPSAAADGPPGADMTAEQLEYAQLLGHGTTTPKSAGFPTPAQIGQAVLDNLADPFRDAGPNDKGIAVQLGHSLLRVGLGFGIAALVAVPLGFLIGMSPLVYRALDPFIQVLKPISPLAWMPLALYTIQDSSISGVFVIFICSLWPMLLNTAFGVSAVRREWLNVARTLEVSRLRLAFEVILPAAAPTILTGMRIGMGIAWLVIVAAEMLVGGTGIGYFVWNEWNNLSLANVIFAILVIGCVGMLLDRLFAALQQMVTYAE; encoded by the coding sequence ATGAACGCCCCACGCCGCCTTCGATGGCTCTCGGCCCTGCTGTCACTGCTGCTGCTGTTGTTGTTGCTGGCCGTCTGGCACGTCGCGACGCAGCCGTCGGCGGCGGCCGACGGCCCGCCGGGCGCCGACATGACGGCCGAGCAACTCGAATACGCGCAGCTGCTCGGCCATGGCACCACCACTCCCAAGAGCGCCGGCTTCCCGACGCCGGCCCAGATCGGCCAGGCGGTGCTCGACAACCTCGCCGACCCCTTCCGCGACGCCGGCCCGAACGACAAGGGCATTGCGGTGCAACTGGGCCACTCGCTGCTGCGCGTCGGGCTGGGTTTCGGCATCGCGGCGCTGGTGGCCGTGCCGCTCGGCTTTCTGATCGGCATGAGCCCGCTGGTCTACCGCGCCCTCGATCCCTTCATCCAGGTGCTCAAGCCGATTTCGCCACTGGCCTGGATGCCGCTCGCGCTCTACACCATCCAGGACTCGTCGATCTCGGGCGTGTTCGTGATCTTCATCTGCTCGCTGTGGCCGATGCTGCTCAACACCGCCTTCGGCGTCTCGGCCGTGCGGCGCGAATGGCTCAACGTCGCCCGCACGCTGGAGGTGTCGCGGTTGCGCCTCGCCTTCGAGGTGATCCTGCCGGCCGCGGCGCCGACCATCCTCACCGGCATGCGCATCGGCATGGGCATCGCCTGGCTGGTCATCGTGGCGGCCGAGATGCTGGTCGGCGGTACCGGCATCGGCTATTTCGTCTGGAACGAGTGGAACAACCTCTCGCTCGCCAACGTGATCTTCGCGATCCTGGTGATCGGCTGCGTCGGCATGCTGCTCGACCGGTTGTTTGCCGCCCTACAGCAGATGGTGACCTATGCTGAATGA